One Papaver somniferum cultivar HN1 unplaced genomic scaffold, ASM357369v1 unplaced-scaffold_35, whole genome shotgun sequence DNA window includes the following coding sequences:
- the LOC113342266 gene encoding uncharacterized protein LOC113342266 — MHISATTNPIQVQGYLAGIEPLNGTNYFKWKSNLDIVLGYLEYDIALREPKPEMLVDTSTRNEKIDFHKWEKENRMSIMIIRGAIPDAIRGGIPIKDTAKEIMEVIQSKIMSSTKSMIGTHMGQLTSVRYNGEGIVRDHILQMEDLVYKLRGLDMNLNDDFLVQLAVNSLPKQFETFKVNYNTCDRKWNAYELIAHCVQEEERQRRETKEYAHFTTAG; from the coding sequence ATGCATATTTCAGCTACAACGAATCCTATACAAGTTCAAGGTTATTTGGCTGGTATTGAGCCTCTTAATGGCACGAACTACTTCAAATGGAAGTCAAACCTTGATATAGTCCTTGGCTACTTGGAATATGACATCGCTCTAAGAGAACCTAAACCAGAAATGCTTGTCGATACTTCTACTAGAAATGAAAAGATAGATTTCCATAAATGGGAGAAGGAAAACAGAATGAGTATAATGATCATTCGAGGTGCAATTCCTGATGCCATTCGAGGTGGAATTCCAATAAAAGATACTGCTAAAGAGATAATGGAAGTTATTCAGTCAAAAATTATGAGTTCAACGAAGTCTATGATTGGTACTCATATGGGTCAGCTGACTTCCGTGCGGTATAATGGTGAAGGTATTGTTCGAGATCACATCCTCCAAATGGAAGATCTGGTATACAAATTACGGGGTCTGGATATGAATCTAAATGATGATTTTCTAGTACAACTTGCAGTTAATTCACTCCCTAAGCAGTTCGAGACTTTCAAGGTCAACTATAACACTTGTGACAGAAAATGGAATGCATATGAATTGATCGCTCATTGTGTGCAAGAAGAGGAAAGGCAGCGACGTGAAACTAAAGAGTATGCACATTTTACTACTGCtggttga